One Sebastes umbrosus isolate fSebUmb1 chromosome 6, fSebUmb1.pri, whole genome shotgun sequence DNA window includes the following coding sequences:
- the LOC119489968 gene encoding uncharacterized protein At5g50100, chloroplastic-like, which yields MFSRIRVCLVSGLTRFPLNSMRVAPVLCRHQHRTCSSSADVRVLYDGRCPICVTEIRFLQFLQRKQPGKVDFIDISLPGYDGEKYKDVSYDMAMEEMHVIDEKDKVHRGIPAFAVMYSAVGLGWLGRLMMWSPVRPFVDKSYAIFARNRLKWTGRGDECTTGSCEKKTH from the exons ATGTTTTCCCGAATTAGAGTATGTTTGGTTTCGGGTTTGACCAGATTTCCCTTAAACTCAATGAGAGTGGCACCTGTCCTCTGCAGACATCAGCATCGGacctgcagcagctctgcagaTGTCAGG GTGCTGTATGATGGGCGTTGTCCTATATGTGTGACGGAAATCCGGTTCCTCCAGTTTCTGCAGAGAAAGCAGCCTGGGAAAGTAGATTTTATAGATATTTCCCTGCCAGGCTATGATGGAGAGAAATACAAGGATGTCAGCTACGACATGGCCATGGAGGAAATGCATGTGATTGATGAGAAAGACAAG GTTCACCGTGGGATCCCAGCATTTGCAGTCATGTACAGTGCAGTGGGGCTTGGCTGGTTGGGTCGCCTGATGATGTGGTCACCTGTGAGACCATTCGTGGACAAGTCCTATGCCATCTTTGCCAGAAATCGCTTAAAGTGGACCGGACGTGGGGACGAGTGCACCACAGGATCctgtgaaaagaaaacacattga